Proteins co-encoded in one Chitinivibrionales bacterium genomic window:
- a CDS encoding bifunctional UDP-4-keto-pentose/UDP-xylose synthase, with protein MAAVPTICILGCGGFIGSHLLQRILSTTKWNVYGIDIQSSKIEHLLANKRLTFVNVNVYDTEAVREYVDKSDIVISLVALCNPSLYNTIPLEVIDINFARPYELLRMCNEMGKWLIHFSTSEVYGRTLAGFSNCNFAKDHPDNYMLNEDSTPLIMGPVPAQRWSYACAKQLLERVIYAYGFEKDLKYTIIRPFNFIGPRMDYIPGIDGEGVPRVIACFMDALLFHKPLKLVDGGLNKRVFTYIDDAVDAMMAILKSPERSQGEIFNVGHPSNEISIADLARRMVDIYTSFRREFNSSDFQITAVSSKEFYGEGYEDSDRRVPDITKIRECTGWQPKTELDTALRKTIMSYIEQYGRDTRCREAG; from the coding sequence ATCGATATACAGTCATCGAAAATCGAGCACCTGCTCGCAAACAAGCGCTTGACATTTGTTAATGTCAACGTGTACGACACAGAGGCGGTGCGGGAGTATGTTGATAAAAGCGACATTGTCATATCGCTTGTTGCGCTTTGTAATCCATCATTGTACAACACGATTCCGCTTGAAGTGATCGATATCAATTTTGCCCGTCCTTACGAGTTGCTCAGGATGTGCAATGAGATGGGGAAATGGCTGATCCATTTTTCCACCAGTGAGGTATATGGCCGGACGCTTGCCGGATTTTCCAACTGTAATTTTGCAAAGGACCATCCTGATAACTACATGCTGAATGAGGACTCTACGCCGCTTATTATGGGGCCGGTCCCTGCACAGCGGTGGAGTTATGCCTGTGCAAAACAGTTGCTCGAGCGGGTTATCTATGCGTATGGGTTCGAGAAGGATCTCAAGTATACAATCATCCGGCCCTTTAATTTTATCGGTCCCCGGATGGATTATATTCCCGGCATTGACGGCGAGGGGGTGCCGCGGGTCATCGCCTGTTTTATGGATGCTCTTCTTTTTCACAAACCGCTCAAACTTGTGGACGGGGGATTGAACAAACGGGTCTTTACCTATATCGATGATGCGGTGGATGCGATGATGGCGATTTTAAAGAGTCCGGAGCGGTCGCAGGGTGAAATTTTCAATGTAGGTCATCCCTCAAACGAGATCAGTATTGCCGACCTGGCACGGCGGATGGTGGATATCTATACCTCCTTTCGTCGGGAGTTTAATTCTTCCGATTTTCAGATAACAGCGGTGTCGTCGAAAGAATTTTACGGTGAAGGGTATGAAGATTCCGACCGTCGGGTGCCGGATATCACGAAAATCCGGGAATGCACCGGATGGCAGCCGAAAACAGAACTCGATACGGCATTGAGAAAAACAATTATGTCGTATATAGAACAGTATGGTCGTGATACCCGATGTCGGGAAGCAGGTTGA